In one window of Brachyhypopomus gauderio isolate BG-103 chromosome 16, BGAUD_0.2, whole genome shotgun sequence DNA:
- the LOC143477397 gene encoding olfactory receptor 4B13-like: MKNSTEEFIFVLHGLNDTSTNITIYFAFGLLVYIMTLFVNLMLIILVILDKTLHEPMYLFICSLFVNGICGASAFYPKILADLLSDSHVISYTSCLIQTCVIFCYALCEITCLTVMAYDRYVAICKPLEYLSIMTHQKVMKLLAFSWLFSLLQTAIGAVLTISEPLCGNDIDMLYCSNWQVVKLSCKNVIMMDLYGNVLIISHFAQMTFIITSYIYIIRTSLRSMTGRVKFIQTCLPHLITLTNFNISLLFDVMYSRYGKSQTQQALHNIMGIEFLIVPPLLNPIIYGMKLTQMRHQFVKIYINKFKAVRMD, translated from the coding sequence ATGAAAAATTCCACTGAAGAGTTCATATTCGTGCTCCATGGATTGAATGACACATCAACAAATATTACTATTTACTTTGCATTTGGTCTTCTGGTATATATTATGACATTGTTTGTAAATTTGATGTTAATCATATTAGTTATTCTGGATAAGACACTTCATGAACCTATGTATCTGTTCATATGCAGTTTGTTTGTTAATGGAATATGTGGTGCTTCTGCTTTCTATCCAAAGATCCTTGCTGATCTTTTATCAGACTCCCATGTTATATCATATACATCGTGCCTGATACAAACATGTGTAATTTTCTGTTATGCTTTGTGTGAAATCACATGTCTAACAGTCATGGCATATGACAGGTATGTAGCTATTTGTAAGCCTTTGGAATATCTCTCCATTATGACACACCAGAAGGTTATGAAACTGCTGGCTTTTAGTTGGCTCTTCTCCTTACTGCAAACAGCCATTGGGGCAGTGCTGACAATCAGTGAACCTTTAtgtggtaatgacattgacatgCTATATTGCTCTAACTGGCAGGTTGTGAAACTATCTTGCAAAAATGTGATTATGATGGATTTATATGGGAACGTCCTAATAATTTCTCATTTTGCCCAAATGACATTTATTATTACGTCATATATTTACATAATCAGAACATCTTTACGGTCTATGACAGGAAGGGTTAAATTCATTCAGACATGTCTTCCTCATTTAATCACACTCACAAACTTCAACATTTCCCTACTCTTTGATGTCATGTATTCTCGCTATGGCAAAAGTCAAACACAGCAAGCTCTGCACAACATAATGGGTATAGAGTTTCTTATTGTGCCTCCTCTCCTAAACCCCAtcatatatggaatgaaactgaCACAGATGCGCCACCAATTTGTGAAAATATACATCAACAAATTTAAAGCAGTGAGAATGGACTGA
- the LOC143477398 gene encoding olfactory receptor 1468-like, with translation MENSTGEFMFVLHGLNDTKANKHIYFAIGLVVYITTLFVNLTLVIIVVLGKTLHEPMYLFICNLYINGIGGASAFYPKILADLFSDIHVISYTGCLTQMCAIYWYIFCEFTSLTIMAYDRYLAICKPLEYHSIMTHQMVVKLLVCIWLFTFLETSVGAALTSRLTLCGNEIDKLYCFNWDVVKLSCTDITLNSLYGYILIFSHASQFIFIIISYIHIIKASLKSKTERVKFMQTCLPHLITLSNFTFSLLLDVLCARYGNGERLQALRNILGIEFLVVPPLLNPIIYGIRMTQIRSRFVKIYNQKIKAVG, from the coding sequence ATGGAAAATTCTACTGGAGAGTTCATGTTTGTTCTTCATGGACTGAATGACACAAAGGCaaacaaacacatttactttgcaATTGGTCTTGTTGTGTATATAACAACCCTGTTTGTAAATTTGACACTAGTTATTATTGTTGTACTCGGCAAGACACTTCATGAGCCTATGTATCTGTTCATATGTAATTTGTATATAAATGGTATAGGTGGTGCTTCGGCTTTCTATCCAAAGATCCTTGCTGATCTTTTTTCAGACATTCATGTAATTTCATATACTGGTTGTCTAACACAAATGTGTGCAATTTACTGGTATATTTTCTGTGAATTTACAAGTCTTACTATCATGGCATATGACAGATATCTAGCTATTTGTAAGCCCCTGGAATATCACTCTATTATGACACACCAGATGGTGGTGAAACTGTTGGTTTGTATCTGGCTTTTCACCTTTCTAGAAACATCTGTTGGGGCTGCATTGACATCTCGTCTAACCTTATGTGGTAATGAGATTGACAAGCTTTACTGCTTTAACTGGGATGTTGTAAAGCTTTCCTGTACAGATATCACTTTGAACAGCTTATATGGGTACATTCTAATATTTTCTCATGCTTCTCAATTCATATTTATCATTATTTCATACATTCATATCATCAAAGCATCTTTGAAGTCCAAGACAGAGAGAGTCAAATTCATGCAGACCTGTCTGCCCCATTTAATAACTCTCAGTAATTTCACTTTTTCTCTGCTTCTTGACGTTTTGTGTGCTCGCTATGGAAATGGAGAGAGACTTCAGGCTCTGCGCAATATTTTAGGTATAGAGTTTCTCGTGGTGCCTCCTCTCCTAAATCCCATCATATATGGGATCAGAATGACGCAGATTCGTAGCCGGTTTGTAAAAATATACAATCAGAAAATTAAAGCTGTTGGGTGA
- the LOC143477399 gene encoding olfactory receptor 1-like: MENSTGEFMFVLHGLNDTKANKHIYFAISLVVYITTLFVNLMLVIIVILDKTLHEPMYLFICNLYINGIGGASAFYPKILADLFSDIHVISYTGCLTQMCAIYWYLFCEFTSLTIMAYDRYLAICKPLEYHSIMTHQMVVKLLVCTWLFTFLETSVGAALTSRLTLCGNEIDKLYCFNWDVVKLSCTDITLDNFYGYILIFSHACQSGFIIISYVHIVNASLRSKTEQVKFMQTCLPHLITLTNFYVSLLLDVLCARYGRGERLQALRNILGIEFLVVPPLLNPIIYGIRMTQIRSRFVKIYNQKIKAVGQGRG; encoded by the coding sequence ATGGAAAATTCTACTGGAGAGTTCATGTTTGTTCTTCATGGACTGAATGACACAAAGGCaaacaaacacatttactttgcaATTAGTCTTGTTGTTTATATAACAACTCTGTTTGTAAATTTGATGCTAGTTATCATTGTTATACTTGACAAGACACTTCATGAGCCTATGTATCTGTTCATATGTAATTTGTATATAAATGGTATAGGTGGTGCTTCTGCTTTCTATCCAAAGATCCTTGCTGATCTTTTTTCAGACATTCATGTAATTTCATATACTGGTTGTCTAACACAAATGTGTGCAATTTACTGGTATCTTTTCTGTGAATTTACAAGTCTTACTATCATGGCATATGACAGATATCTAGCTATTTGTAAGCCTCTGGAATATCACTCTATTATGACACACCAGATGGTGGTGAAACTGTTGGTTTGTACCTGGCTTTTCACCTTTCTAGAAACATCTGTTGGGGCTGCATTGACATCTCGTCTAACCTTATGTGGTAATGAGATTGACAAGCTTTACTGCTTTAACTGGGATGTTGTAAAGCTTTCCTGTACAGATATCACTTTGGACAATTTTTATGgatatattttaattttttctCATGCTTGCCAGTCTGGGTTCATCATTATTTCATATGTTCATATTGTCAATGCATCTTTGCGCTCCAAGACAGAGCAAGTGAAATTCATGCAGACATGCCTGCCCCATTTAATAACTCTCACTAACTTCTATGTTTCCCTGTTGCTTGACGTTTTGTGTGCTCGCTAtggcagaggagagagactTCAGGCTCTGCGCAATATTTTAGGCATAGAGTTTCTCGTGGTGCCTCCTCTCCTAAATCCCATCATATATGGGATCAGAATGACGCAGATTCGTAGCCGGTTTGTAAAAATATACAATCAGAAAATTAAAGCTGTTgggcaggggcgaggctag
- the LOC143477400 gene encoding olfactory receptor 4B13-like: MENSTGEFIFFLHGLNDTKANKHIYFGVGLVVYVATLFVNFTLVIIVVLDKTLHEPMYLFICNLYINALVGSSAFYPKILADLFSDTHVISYTGCLIQICAIYWYLFCEFTSLTIMAYDRYLAICKPLEYHSIMTHQMVEKLLVSTWLFSFLETSVGTVLTSRLTLCGNVIDKLYCFNWDVVKLSCTDITLDNIYGYILIFSHACQSGFIFISYVHIVNASLHSKTEQVKFMQTCLPHLITLTNFYVSLLLDVLCARYGRGERLQALRNILGIEFLVVPPLLNPIIYGIRMTQIRSRFVKIYNQKIKAVG, encoded by the coding sequence ATGGAAAATTCTACTGGAGAGTTCATATTTTTTCTTCATGGACTGAATGACACAAAGGCaaacaaacacatttactttggaGTTGGTCTTGTTGTGTATGTAGCAACTCTGTTTGTAAATTTTACACTAGTTATTATTGTTGTACTTGACAAGACACTTCATGAGCCTATGTATCTGTTCATATGTAATTTGTATATAAATGCATTAGTCGGTTCTTCTGCTTTCTATCCAAAGATACTTGCTGATCTTTTTTCAGACACTCATGTAATTTCATATACTGGTTGTCTTATACAAATATGTGCAATTTACTGGTATCTTTTCTGTGAATTTACAAGTCTAACTATAATGGCATATGACAGATATCTAGCTATTTGTAAGCCTCTGGAATATCACTCTATTATGACACACCAAATGGTGGAGAAACTGTTGGTTTCTACCTGGCTTTTCTCATTTTTAGAAACATCTGTTGGGACTGTATTGACATCTCGACTAACCTTGTGTGGTAATGTGATTGACAAGCTTTACTGCTTTAACTGGGATGTTGTTAAGCTTTCTTGCACAGATATCACTTTGGACAATATTTATGGGtatattttaattttttctCATGCTTGCCAATCTGGGTTCATCTTTATTTCATATGTTCATATTGTTAATGCATCTTTGCACTCCAAGACAGAACAAGTCAAATTCATGCAGACATGTCTGCCCCATTTAATAACTCTCACTAACTTCTATGTTTCCCTGTTGCTTGACGTTTTGTGTGCTCGCTAtggcagaggagagagactTCAGGCTCTGCGCAATATTTTAGGCATAGAGTTTCTCGTGGTGCCTCCTCTCCTAAACCCCATCATATATGGGATCCGAATGACACAGATTCGCAGCCGATTTGTAAAAATATACAATCAGAAAATTAAAGCTGTTGGGTGA